Genomic DNA from Shouchella patagoniensis:
ATAATTTGGATCATCGAGTTGATCAATCGTAGCGGAATTTAAATCATCTGTATCATATTGTGTATTGTTTTCAAGCTGCTGATTCTGGTTTAAATTCTGTATGATGACAAGTACGATAAATACTGCGATAACCGCACCGCCTATAATCGCTAATTTCTTCATTTACATATCACTCCCTAACGCTTTCTAATAACATAGATACTTGTTATAAAAATAAGTAAAAAAGCTGTACCCGCTAAAAAAGGAATCGTAATGAATCCCAACCAATTAATGTATTGACCTGAACACGAGACTAAACCACAACCAATTACATCATCCTCCGCTACTGGAAGTTTCTGAATCGCGTAATGGTAAGTGGAAATACAAAATCCTATGCCTGACAAAACCGCCGAATAAATTGCAACACCGCGATCCTTACGGATAATCCCAATCGCAATTAAAATGACTAGAGGATACATAAATATTCGCTGATACCAGCACAGAGCACACGGCTCAAACCCTTTAATTTCTGAAAAATAGAGGGACCCTAGCGTAGCAATTAAGGATGTGAACCATGCGAATAAAAGTCCATTCTCTGCCTTTTTATTCATGGAAAAGCCCCTTTCTCCATATAAATCATCTGTTTTTATTCTATACTAGCTTCCCCTAAAAGCATATGGCAAATATCCAACATTTTCTGTAACTTCATGATTCATTTTACCATCAAATTTGATCTTTTTACTAAGATTAAAGCTAGGAAGCAATCCATAAACCTTACTAGCTTATAAAATTTTTATTCCAACCGTGGTTAAAATAGGTCTTTTTGGTTAATCGTAATAACAAAATAAACCGACGGGGGCGACAGAATGAACGATAAGCAATCTGAATTAACTTCCATTTGGCAAATGTCATCTCACCATAAAGCATATCCACCACTTCAATCGGACATAGAAGTGGATGTAGCCGTAATTGGTGGTGGCATCACAGGTATTACTACCGCCTTTTTATTAACTGAAGCAGGGAAAAATGTCGC
This window encodes:
- a CDS encoding disulfide oxidoreductase; translation: MNKKAENGLLFAWFTSLIATLGSLYFSEIKGFEPCALCWYQRIFMYPLVILIAIGIIRKDRGVAIYSAVLSGIGFCISTYHYAIQKLPVAEDDVIGCGLVSCSGQYINWLGFITIPFLAGTAFLLIFITSIYVIRKR